The DNA window TCAGTACCGCCGGAGACGATATTGTAGCCCATATCGGCGAGAGCCTGCGCAAGCACAGCGGCATTCTTCTGCACCTGAAGCTGATATTCACGGAATTCGGGTTGAAGAGCTTCGCCGAATGCGACAGCCTTGGCTGCGATGACATGTTCGAGCGGTCCACCCTGCACACCGGGGAACACCGCTGAATCAAGCAACTGAGACATCATTTTGACAACACCCTTCGGTGTGGTCTTGCCCCAAGGATTCTCGAAATCCTCGCCCATCATGATCACGCCACCGCGCGGACCACGGAGTGTCTTGTGGGTAGTCGTGGTAACTATGTGAGCATATTTCACAGGGTTGTCAAGAAGACCTGCGGCGATAAGACCTGCGGGGTGAGCCATGTCTACCATGAATATGGCACCGATTTCGTCGGCGAGACGGCGCATGCGTGCATAGTCCCATTCGCGGCTATAGGCGCTCGCCCCACCGATAATCAGACGGGGACGTTCGCGACGTGCCACTTCCTCCATCTGCTCATAGTCCACGCGACCGGTCTCGCGGTCTACGTTGTATTCGAGCGCATTGAACATCAGACCTGAGAAGTTGACAGGGCTACCATGAGAAAGGTGACCGCCGTGGCTCAGATTGAGTCCGAGGAATTTGTCGCCCGGATTAAGACAGGCCATGAACACAGCCATGTTGGCCTGTGCACCCGAATGGGGCTGCACATTTGCCCATTTAGCGCCGAAAAGTTCTTTCAGACGCTCGATAGCGATGCTTTCGGCCTCGTCAACAACCTCACAACCGCCATAGTAACGGTGGCCGGGATAGCCTTCGGCATATTTGTTTGTGAGACACGAACCCATAGCGCGCATCACCTGCTCGCTTACGAAGTTTTCGGAAGCGATAAGTTCGATTCCCTTTTTCTGGCGCTGATGCTCGCGCTCAATGATGTCGAAGATAACGTTGTCTTCTTTCATACCTTATAAATATATTATATGTGTGATGAGTTTATTCATTATGTAGTCTGACTCCTCTGTGTCGTCATTTCTTCTTGACACTCCAGCCGAACCGTCCGATTTCTTCCCCTTGTCTGAAATAGTGTCCGTGGGAATAATTGATAAGGCCGGCAGCTCCGAGGTCAAACGCACCGGTCTCCGGATCAATCAGAGAATCCTCGGCAAGCACGTTGACCACATCGGCGATGAACATGTCATGGCTGCCGAGACGCATGATTTCCTTTACCCGGCATTCAATACACATCGGGGATTCGGCTATATAGGGAGAGGAAACCTTGACACCCTTGACAGGTGTCAGCCCGGTTTCTTTCCATTTGTCATAGTCCAGTCCCGAACGCACTCCGGCCCAATCCGTAGCACGCGCCATCGGCTCGGTGGTCAGATTGATGGTGAATTCCATCTGCTCCTTTATAAGCGGATAGGAAAAACGTTCAGGCCGAACCGAAATGTAACACATCGGAGGGTTTGTGCATACAGTTCCGACCCATGCCACCGTGAATATGTTGCTGTGATTCTCGTCACCACAGCTTACAAGCACCGCCGGCAGAGGATAGATCATCGTGCCCGGCTTCCACGAAACCTTCATAGTCAGATAATCTTTGCGTCGATGCTGCGGACAGCCTGCGAACAGTAATGGCAGCTTATGGTCACATCCTCGCGGTCAATGACATGGAAGCGGGTGCGCATCGGCTCATTGTTGGTGATACATTTGGGATTACCGCACTTGACGATGCCAACAATCGTGTCGGGAAGCGTCACAGGGAACTTCTCGACTACTTCATAGTCGCGGATTATGTTGACCACAGCCGTCGGAGCGATAAGAGCGATGCGGTTGAGTGTCGATTCCGGGAAAAAGACATCAGCTACCTTGATGATGCCCTTCTTGCCAAGTTTTTTGCTGTCAAGATTGTTTCCGATGGTGACAGCGCCACCGAGATTCTCTATGCCGAGAATCTTTACAGCCTTGAAAAGAGCGGCCGACGGTATATGGTCAATCACAGTGCCGTCACGCAGGGCGGCTACAGCGAGTTCTTGTTTTGAGACAGTCATACTCCGTAAAAGGATTAATTGTTGTGGATTGAATATTTTAAGGAGATAATCGACGTTCAAGCGTCGATGCCGAGCGCACGGCAGATAATCGCCTGACGGGCATAGAGTCCGTTGCGGGCCTGCTCGAAATAATAGGCATGTGGATTGTCGTCGACATCCTGTGCAATCTCGTTGACACGCGGCAGCGGATGGAGTATACGCATGTTCTCGCGTGCGTCACCGAGCATCGAGCTGTTAAGATTATAGAGATCCTTGACACGTTCATACTCCATGATGTCGGCAAAACGTTCGCGCTGGACTCGTGTCATGTAGATGATGTCGCTGCTGTTGATGACTTCGGGTGAAAAATCTGTATGCTCGGTGTAGCGGATACCGTTTTCGTCGCAGAAAGCCTTGTATTCGGCCGGCATTCCGAGTTCCTTGCATGCGACAAAACGGAATGTCGGATTGAAATGACGCATAGCCATGATGAGCGAATGGACAGTACGGCCATATTTCAGATCACCCACAAGCGTTATTGTAAGATTCTCAAGAGTGCCCTGAGTCTTGTAGATAGAGTAGAGATCGAGCATTGTCTGCGAAGGATGCTGATTCGCTCCGTCACCGGCATTGATAATGGGGACATCGGTCACTTCAGAGGCATAGCGTGCGGCGCCTTCGAGATAGTGACGCATGACGATGAGATCCACATAGTTGCTCACCATCTTTATCGTGTCCTTAAGAGTCTCGCCCTTCGACGAGCTGGTGGTGTTGGCATCGGAAAATCCGATGATACGGCCTCCGAGACGGTTGACTGCTGTCTCGAAACTCAGACGTGTGCGGGTGGACGGTTCGAAAAACAGAGTTGCGACCACACGCCCTTCAAGCAGACGGCGGTTGGGATTTTCCTCAAAACGACGGGCCATGTCGAGGAGCGAAAGAATCTCGTCGCGCCCTATGTCGCTTATTGATACAAGACTATTGGTATTCATTGCAGTGAAATGTTGAAATGCTTCATGAGTTCACTGCAAATTTACTCACTTTTCAGCAAAAAACACTCACTTCTGTTAGAAATTATTATTGTCTATTATCATATAGCGGACCTTGGCCGACATCACGGCCTTATTCCTCCTGACTGAGCTGGCTGCGCATCTTACGAAGTATGGAAGTGGCCCGGTAGTTTACGATCAGACCTATCACTGCTCCGATGACAACTCCGGCCAAACAGCCGTAGAGATAATAATCGCCAAAAAGATCTGTGATCGTGAAACACATATAGAGCGCCAACGGAATGCCGAGCGCCATACCGATGGCTCTCAGCTTTATGCGCTCGCTTTCAATCCTGCCGACCGTCATGATGGCATCACGCACACTCATCTCCGAAAAATTCAGATTGCGGATTTTTCGGTAATTCCGCATGTGGCATACACCCATAAATGCAAAAAAGCAGTCGGCAAGGATGGCCAATGTCGGGGCATCATGAAAATAAGGTATCATAATCAGAATACCTGTGATACAAAGCAGCGAGAGGTTGCGGCTTATCAGCCCCAGACGGTCGCGGAGAGTCGAGACGCTTCCCCGCTCCACCCTCGACAGCAGTTCGCGAGTGTCCTCGTGACGGTAGTCAGGTGGAATGTTCATGGAATTCCAGCTATTTTTGATATCGTTTATATCCATAATGTCGGTAGGTGTTTCTTCGATGGTGTTACAATTCTATAAATAATGCGTCAATTGTCGCTGTTGCCGTTGTCTACAAGACGCTGCTTGATACGCCTGAGACGCGTCGCGACATTGTTGCGGGTGAATCCTGTCACCTCGGCTATTTCATCATAGCTCCGCTCGTCAAGCCACATCAGGATTATCGCCTTGTCGATTTTCGACAATTGAGAAATGAGTCTGTACATCTCGCGCAGCTGTTCCGCCCGCCGACCGTCATCGGCCATAAGTTCCGCCGCCATATCAAGCGATGTCATTTCCGACGAATGGCGGTTATGACGGCGATAAAAAGTCACACATGTGTTGAGAGCCGTCCTGTAGAGCCATGTCGACACTGCCGAATCGCCACGGAACGACCCAAGACCTTCCCAGATGTTGGCGAGCACCTCTTGATATAAATCCTGAAAATGATCGCGGTCTGTAGCATACATATAGCATACTTTATACAGGAGCTGACGATTGTCGTTGACAATCGTCATGAATCGTGATTCCCGTTCAGTTAATGCCATATCTTAATATGCGAGTTAGTCTATATGTGTTGACGTTCTTACTCCGTTAGACGCGAATTTATGGAAAAAGTTTCAGCCATGTGAAACTTTTTCCATAAATTCGCGTCTAACAAGATAAAAACAAACTCCAGTCAATTATATCACAGAACACTAATCACAATGGACATACTCCAAGTTGAAAACGTCAGCAAATCCTATTCCTCCCATCTTGCGCTCGACAATGTGTCGGTCAATGTGCCCGAAGGAAAGGTTTACGGTCTGTTAGGTCCGAACGGCGCTGGAAAGACCACGCTGATACGAATCATCAACCATATCACCGCTCCCGACAGCGGACAAGTGCTGTTCAACGGACACCGGCTCACTCAGGCCGATGTCGAACACATCGGCTATCTTCCTGAAGAACGCGGACTCTACAAGAAAATGAAAGTCGGTGAACAGGCCGTCTTTTTCGCACGTCTCAAAGGGCTGTCGAAACAGGAGGCAGTAAGGGAACTCAGGCGGTGGTTCGAAAAATTCGACATTCTATCGTGGTGGGACAAAAAGGTTGAAGAGCTGTCAAAAGGCATGGCCCAGAAGGTGCAGTTTATCATCACGGTGCTCCACAGACCGCAACTGCTGATTTTTGACGAACCCTTCTCAGGCTTCGACCCAATCAACGCCGCACTTCTAAAAGAAGAGATACTCAAACTTAAAGACGAGGGGTCAACCGTGATTTTCTCGACCCACAACATGTCGTCAGTCGAAGAAATATGCGACAACATCACCCTTATCAACAAAAGCCGCAACATCTTAAGCGGAAATGTAGAGGAGATACGCCGTCAGTATTTCGGAAACCGCTATGACCTCACCTTCACAGGCGACCCACGTGTGCTTATGGAGCGGCTGCAGCCGATTGCAAGCGAATTTGCCATCCTCGACCCTGACGCTCAGGGTCGCCCACGCATCAACTTCCACCTCAACGGAGACTCGACGCTCCGCGAAGCCATTTCAATCGCCAACGAAAGCGTCATGCTTGCCGGCATAAACGAAAGCATCGCCTCGATGAATGATATTTTCATCCGTGCCGTCAATGATGACAGCAGAATCAATCCATAACCAATATAAAACAAAACACCCATGTCTAAAATAGGTATAGTAATCGAGCGCGAGTACATGGAGCGCGTCAAGAAAAAAAGCTTCATCATCACGACCATACTGATGCCCATGCTCATGCTTGTGCTAATGGCTCTTCCTGCCATTATCATGAACTACGTCGACTCATCGGCGACAACCGTCTCGGTTATCGACAACAGCAGCATGATTCTCCCGCAGCTCAAAAACACAGAGTCGCTTACCTTCCGCCCTGCAACCGATGCGACAGTTGATTCGGCTCTTACACGCGATGGCATCGACGCAGTTCTCGTTATCCCGGAAAACATCCTGACAGGTAATCGTTCAGGCTTGAAATATTACGCCAACGGTCCGTCATCGGTAGGGACTGAAACCGGCATTGTCGACCAGATCAACAGCATTATCGAGACCGAACGACTCAAGGGCTACAACATAGCCAATCTTGACGACATACTCGAAAGCGTAAAAAGCAATGTCAGCCTCACGACCGTCCGTGCCGACAAAGACAGTGAAGAAAGCAACTCTTCGATGTTCAGCTACGGTGTTGGCATCGGTATGACATTCGTCCTCTACATGTTCCTTCTCATATATGGGCAGATGGTCATGACCTCAATCATAGAGGAAAAAGGCAATCGAGTGCTTGAAGTTGTCGTGTCGTCCGTAAAGCCCGCCCAGCTCATGATGGGCAAGATTGTCGGGGTGGCACTCGTCGCTGTGACACAGATGGTGATATGGGGTATACTGCTCGCTCTCATGTCGGCCTACCTACTCCCCGCCCTCATGCCGGCTGATGCCATGGCTGATGTCGCAGCAGTGCAAAGCGGAAACTTCGACAGCATAAGCGACCAGTCCTCTATAGAAATCATACAGGCTGTCGGAATGCTCGGAAACGTAAGCCATATCCTATCGCTGATCGCACTGATGACCGTCTTCCTCGTCTTCGGCTTCCTGCTCTACTCGTCGATTTTCGCGGCTGTCGGATCGTCGGTCGACAATATTCAGGACGCAAGCCAGCTCACATCGTTCGCTGTTTTCCCGATTATCTTCGGTCTCATTTTTGCAATGGTAGCGGCAACAGACCCTATGGGAAGTGTCGCGTTCTGGATGTCGATGTTCCCCCTCACCTCTCCTATGGTGATGGTCGCACGAATTCCCTTCGGCATTCCGGCATGGGAAATTGCCCTTTCTCTTGTTCTGCTCGCTATCGGATTTATAGCAATGGTATGGCTCGCAGGCAAAATCTATCGTGTCGGCATCTTCATGTATGGCAAAAAGCCATCGATAAAGGAACTGATCCGCTGGGTCAACTACAAATAAATATCCGCCAACTATATAATATCAACAGAAAAGTCTTGCCACGCGATTTACGTGGCAAGACTTTTCTGCTATACATAGATATATTGAATTAAATTCTAGGTCGCCTGAAAGTCATCACTCTGTAATCCACCAATCGAAATCGAACAGTTCACCGTCTCCTCCGCGAAACAGCATGTAGACATCATGAACGCCGCTTACCGAATTGGCAACAGCAGCCTCAACGATCCCGTCGTTATCCACCTGAACAACGGCAAACGGTTTGTTACCGAGTCGGTCGACAGTAAATTCAATCACCGCATCTTTGTCCTTTGAATTTAACACGGCAGCTTTTATCCGGGTCTGTAACCTCTCGCCAAAATCCACAGCACGCACCCGCATCCAGTCACCGTTGTGAATCGAAGTGACATAATGCTCACTTCCAGCCATTCGGTCTGTCTTGAGTCCGTAGCTCTCGGCCATTGTCTCGGCTTCCACCCGTCTGTAGGGGTCGATGTGGCCTATGGGCATCACCACACCATCTTTAGTGAACGGGATAAACGGAATTTTGCCGTCTTCGGCAAACTCGAATTCCTCGACTGCGGTCGAGCGCCGGAATCCGCCTCCGTTGACACCTCTTCCGTTATGGTAAAACATAAAATTGCGTCCTTTAAATTCAATGTTTCCGCCGTGGATCGTGAAGCTACCTTCCGCCTCATCCATAATACGCCCTTCATATTTCCACGGACCATTGATATTATCAGAGGTGGAATAAGCCATATGTTCCGGCACACCACCCGCAGCATAAGCCAAATAGTAGAGGCCGTTACGTTTCGTAACCCACGGGCCTTCCTCGTAACCGGTCTTCATTTTCCTGCGGT is part of the Duncaniella dubosii genome and encodes:
- a CDS encoding ABC transporter ATP-binding protein yields the protein MDILQVENVSKSYSSHLALDNVSVNVPEGKVYGLLGPNGAGKTTLIRIINHITAPDSGQVLFNGHRLTQADVEHIGYLPEERGLYKKMKVGEQAVFFARLKGLSKQEAVRELRRWFEKFDILSWWDKKVEELSKGMAQKVQFIITVLHRPQLLIFDEPFSGFDPINAALLKEEILKLKDEGSTVIFSTHNMSSVEEICDNITLINKSRNILSGNVEEIRRQYFGNRYDLTFTGDPRVLMERLQPIASEFAILDPDAQGRPRINFHLNGDSTLREAISIANESVMLAGINESIASMNDIFIRAVNDDSRINP
- a CDS encoding ABC transporter permease; its protein translation is MSKIGIVIEREYMERVKKKSFIITTILMPMLMLVLMALPAIIMNYVDSSATTVSVIDNSSMILPQLKNTESLTFRPATDATVDSALTRDGIDAVLVIPENILTGNRSGLKYYANGPSSVGTETGIVDQINSIIETERLKGYNIANLDDILESVKSNVSLTTVRADKDSEESNSSMFSYGVGIGMTFVLYMFLLIYGQMVMTSIIEEKGNRVLEVVVSSVKPAQLMMGKIVGVALVAVTQMVIWGILLALMSAYLLPALMPADAMADVAAVQSGNFDSISDQSSIEIIQAVGMLGNVSHILSLIALMTVFLVFGFLLYSSIFAAVGSSVDNIQDASQLTSFAVFPIIFGLIFAMVAATDPMGSVAFWMSMFPLTSPMVMVARIPFGIPAWEIALSLVLLAIGFIAMVWLAGKIYRVGIFMYGKKPSIKELIRWVNYK
- a CDS encoding RNA polymerase sigma factor, whose product is MALTERESRFMTIVNDNRQLLYKVCYMYATDRDHFQDLYQEVLANIWEGLGSFRGDSAVSTWLYRTALNTCVTFYRRHNRHSSEMTSLDMAAELMADDGRRAEQLREMYRLISQLSKIDKAIILMWLDERSYDEIAEVTGFTRNNVATRLRRIKQRLVDNGNSDN
- the pyrB gene encoding aspartate carbamoyltransferase, which translates into the protein MNTNSLVSISDIGRDEILSLLDMARRFEENPNRRLLEGRVVATLFFEPSTRTRLSFETAVNRLGGRIIGFSDANTTSSSKGETLKDTIKMVSNYVDLIVMRHYLEGAARYASEVTDVPIINAGDGANQHPSQTMLDLYSIYKTQGTLENLTITLVGDLKYGRTVHSLIMAMRHFNPTFRFVACKELGMPAEYKAFCDENGIRYTEHTDFSPEVINSSDIIYMTRVQRERFADIMEYERVKDLYNLNSSMLGDARENMRILHPLPRVNEIAQDVDDNPHAYYFEQARNGLYARQAIICRALGIDA
- a CDS encoding flavin reductase family protein, which codes for MKVSWKPGTMIYPLPAVLVSCGDENHSNIFTVAWVGTVCTNPPMCYISVRPERFSYPLIKEQMEFTINLTTEPMARATDWAGVRSGLDYDKWKETGLTPVKGVKVSSPYIAESPMCIECRVKEIMRLGSHDMFIADVVNVLAEDSLIDPETGAFDLGAAGLINYSHGHYFRQGEEIGRFGWSVKKK
- the glyA gene encoding serine hydroxymethyltransferase encodes the protein MKEDNVIFDIIEREHQRQKKGIELIASENFVSEQVMRAMGSCLTNKYAEGYPGHRYYGGCEVVDEAESIAIERLKELFGAKWANVQPHSGAQANMAVFMACLNPGDKFLGLNLSHGGHLSHGSPVNFSGLMFNALEYNVDRETGRVDYEQMEEVARRERPRLIIGGASAYSREWDYARMRRLADEIGAIFMVDMAHPAGLIAAGLLDNPVKYAHIVTTTTHKTLRGPRGGVIMMGEDFENPWGKTTPKGVVKMMSQLLDSAVFPGVQGGPLEHVIAAKAVAFGEALQPEFREYQLQVQKNAAVLAQALADMGYNIVSGGTDNHCILVDLRTKFPELTGKVAEKALVLADITANKNMVPFDSRSPFQTSGIRLGTPAITTRGAKESLMLEIAEMIDTVLRNPESAENIAAVRAKVNATMQPYPMFAY
- the pyrI gene encoding aspartate carbamoyltransferase regulatory subunit produces the protein MTVSKQELAVAALRDGTVIDHIPSAALFKAVKILGIENLGGAVTIGNNLDSKKLGKKGIIKVADVFFPESTLNRIALIAPTAVVNIIRDYEVVEKFPVTLPDTIVGIVKCGNPKCITNNEPMRTRFHVIDREDVTISCHYCSQAVRSIDAKII
- a CDS encoding glycoside hydrolase family 43 protein — encoded protein: MKTLSVIPLAALALLPVVLAAQNPVIHTMFTPDPAPYVHGDTVYLFTDHDEDDAQYFKMKDWLLYSTTNMVNWTYRGAPVSTATFKWAKQGDNAWASQAIERNGKWYWYICAEDTAVGLHGIGVAVADRPEGPYRDAIGKPLVPGNWGYIDPSVFIDDDGQGYLFWGNNGLWYAKLNEDMISLGSEVMPVEGLDNPEAFGPMVMKMDYQENRRKMKTGYEEGPWVTKRNGLYYLAYAAGGVPEHMAYSTSDNINGPWKYEGRIMDEAEGSFTIHGGNIEFKGRNFMFYHNGRGVNGGGFRRSTAVEEFEFAEDGKIPFIPFTKDGVVMPIGHIDPYRRVEAETMAESYGLKTDRMAGSEHYVTSIHNGDWMRVRAVDFGERLQTRIKAAVLNSKDKDAVIEFTVDRLGNKPFAVVQVDNDGIVEAAVANSVSGVHDVYMLFRGGDGELFDFDWWITE